The following proteins are co-located in the Phoenix dactylifera cultivar Barhee BC4 unplaced genomic scaffold, palm_55x_up_171113_PBpolish2nd_filt_p 000077F, whole genome shotgun sequence genome:
- the LOC103712667 gene encoding calmodulin-binding protein 60 D-like isoform X3: protein MFTSPVLIFDGHFYGLISNQDKKIRYRLHFRNKLPKVFFTFNSILAEDGMNLQIALMDSNLREVITSNPLSSVKVEIVVIDGDFVGDVHEYWTEKQFKDRAVPPRDGKGPLLTGELVIKLNKGVGDLAHATFTDNSSWTRSQKFRLGVRLSQSECFEDRVQEGISEPFRVKDCRGELNQKHHSPSLTDEVWRLKNIMKDGIFHKRLVDGGIHTVQQFLQAFTMNHEGLQSLLGDKAKKKQIPNKKWQGILSHAQKCPVGNELYSYSVSGKNFVLIFNSIYQLLGAKFDGHYHSMGDLTASQQKLVDYCKKLAFENPNDIHIMVDNLPQPITPIKVPSVPGSSSLDPQIPYNNGENHDEATTQVGLWHQPNAPHNKNSNVLFHAEDISVEDKVHSIQESSSFQEPIVSNGLSVGRLIRPEPQNYDHPATYTDESAADMGFHQLPQDISKEQDFSQFQQLAFFQGNVSPMNDILDARLFGIESCTGRVDEYMPDDECEEMVLEYLKAGIPTSPRKWVKLIAGLKCGLSISKYLAARRTGIVHLSSKQ, encoded by the exons TATTAATTTTTGATGGCCATTTTTATGGACTGATCAGCAATCAGGACAAGAAAATCAGGTATCGCCTGCATTTTCGGAACAAGCTACCAAAGGTGTTTTTCACATTCAACAGCATTTTAGCAGAGGATGGGATGAATCTCCAGATAGCTCTAATGGATTCCAACTTAAGGGAGGTTATCACTTCCAATCCCTTGTCTTCGGTTAAGGTTGAGATAGTTGTCATTGATGGTGATTTTGTTGGTGATGTACATGAATATTGGACTGAGAAGCAGTTTAAAGATCGTGCTGTACCTCCAAGAGATGGTAAAGGACCATTGCTGACAGGAGAGTTGGTTATTAAGCTGAACAAAGGTGTTGGTGATCTTGCTCATGCCACCTTCACAGATAACTCGAGTTGGACAAGAAGTCAAAAGTTCAGGCTGGGTGTGAGACTTTCTCAAAGTGAATGTTTTGAAGATAGAGTTCAAGAAGGAATAAGTGAACCTTTTAGGGTAAAAGATTGCCGTGGGGAAT TAAATCAAAAGCATCATTCTCCATCACTGACCGATGAAGTATGGCGTTTGAAGAATATAATGAAAGATGGTATATTTCATAAAAGGCTTGTGGATGGAGGGATCCATACCGTGCAGCAATTCCTACAAGCCTTCACTATGAATCATGAAGGGCTGCAAAGT TTACTTGGTGacaaagcaaaaaagaaacaaattccAAACAAGAAGTGGCAAGGAATTCTGTCACACGCTCAGAAGTGTCCTGTAGGCAATGAGCTTTATTCATATAGTGTTTCAGGGAAGAATTTTGTGCTCATTTTCAACTCAATATATCAACTCCTTGGAGCAAAATTTGATGGCCATTATCACTCCATGGGTGACTTAACTGCATCTCAACAG AAATTAGTGGACTACTGCAAAAAGCTTGCCTTTGAAAATCCAAATGACATTCATATAATGGTTGACAACCTTCCCCAGCCCATCACTCCAATAAAGGTTCCTTCAGTTCCTGGATCAAGTTCATTGGACCCACAAATCCCATATAATAATGGTGAAAATCATG ATGAAGCAACTACCCAAGTTGGTTTGTGGCATCAACCTAATGCACCACACAATAAGAATTCAAATGTTTTATTCCATGCAGAAGATATTTCTGTTGAGGACAAGGTCCATTCAATTCAAgagtcttcttccttccaaGAACCAATAGTTTCTAAT GGACTTTCAGTTGGCAGACTGATCCGACCAGAGCCACAGAATTATGATCACCCAGCCACATACACTG ATGAATCAGCTGCAGATATGGGTTTCCATCAACTTCCTCAGGACATTTCCAAGGAGCAGGACTTCAGTCAATTTCAACAGCTTGCATTCTTCCAAGGAAACGTATCCCCCATGAATGACATTTTAGATGCGCGCTTATTCGGAATTGAGTCATGTACTGGTAGAGTGGATGAATACATGCCTGATGATGAGTGCGAGGAAATGGTCTTGGAATATTTGAAAGCTGGTATCCCAACATCTCCTCGGAAGTGGGTTAAGCTGATCGCTGGCTTAAAATGTGGGCTTTCAATTAGCAAGTACTTGGCTGCAAGGAGGACTGGAATTGTGCATCTTAGTTCCAAACAGTAG